TTCGAAGCGAGCTCTATGCGCACTGTACGCTTCTGCGCTAGGGCAAAATCTTAGACAGTGTATTATTGGTTTTTTACTGAGCTGAGAATATGGCCAATCATGGTCTTTGTTGCACCTGCCCGCCACACAACATCTGCCACGTCCGTCCCAcctcccatcccctccccctggaAGCTTCCGAAGCCGACCGTGGCCTCCATGATAGCTAGCTGCCTTGTCCGCTATCGTCAAGCCCATAATGCATTGCGTCTGCTTTTCAGCCCTCCACCAAACCACCAAACCACCACCATCCCGAGAGGCCGCTCGTGAATGTGTTCGCTTCCAACCACCACCAAGATAAACGAAAAGCTCTGACGCCTCAGCCACGCTTGAACCGCCACTTCTCCAATCCAACCCACTGGACTGCCCGCCGTTCCCGATTCTGTTGTGTCAGGCGCATTCTGGTCGCACCGGGACCTTCGAGCCTGATCGAACCCAAACCTCTTACTCCGTATCATGCCATCGCCGCTTCGCGCCTTGGACTCAACTCATACTTGCCGTCAGGACCTTCTTCCCGCCGTCACTGCATTGCCAGGAACAGGCGACTAAATCACATACACGACATACCAGGTCCGGGGGACATGTTGTTAGCCATCACCCAAAATGGCCGAAGAAAAGATGCAGCTCGAGGATTGTTGGTTGCCCCACACCCCAGACGACTTAGGCGGCATCAAGTATCAGCCTTGCGTTCTCTCGTCTTTTTGTCGATTTGCAGTATGGCTAACACAATCGATAGGGTTGGACGATCTATGTGTCCGATTCATCATCAACCTGCCTGAAGAAGATCTTTCGTCCGTTGCACGCATTTGCTTCCAGATAGAAGAGGCACAATGGTTCTACGAAGACTTCGTCCGACCGCTCGATCCCACGCTTCCCTCCATGACCCTTAGAAGTTTTAGTCTTCGCATCTTCCAGCATTGTCCGTTGTTGGCACCGTTCTCTGTCGAGAATCACACAAAGGCTTTCGAAGAGTTCTTGCAATATAAGACGAGAGTTCCTGTGAGGGGAGCCATCCTACTTAATGAGGCGATGGACTCGACCATCCTAGTCAAAGGCTGGAAGAAGGGTGCAAACTGGAGTTTCCCCCGTGGAAAGATCAAcaaggacgaagacgatctCGAATGCGCTGTTCGCGAGGTTTACGAGGAGACCGGTTACGACCTGCATGCTGCTGGTTTGGTTCCCGAGAACCGAGATGATGTCAAATATATCGAAGTCACCATGAGAGAGCAACAGCTGAGGCTCTACGTGTTCCGCGACGTGCCAATGGATACCCACTTTCAGCCGCGGACGAGGAAAGAGATCAGTAAGATTCAGTGGTACAAGCTCTCGGAGCTCCCTGCATTTCGAAAGAAGGGCAACCAGCCCCAGAACGacgctgctgcagctgccaacgccaacaagTTCTACATGGTGGCCCCATTTCTGGTCCCTCTCAAGAAATGGGTTGTACAACAGAAGCGGAAGGATGCTGTCAAGGCTGCCAACGAGGCACATTTCAACCCCTACTCCCTCCATGAAGAGCCTCTCACTGAGGACGATGTCTGGCAGACGGAGCCTGCCACCGATGTTTCGAACCGAACACCTGGCCTAGATACCCTTGAGGGGGCAACGCAGGAATTGCAACGTCTTTTAAAGGTCAAGCCAACAGCCGCGCAGGCAACTTCGAAACCTGCGTCCCCGGATGTTGGCTCGGACAAGGGCGCATCATTGCTCGCCATTCTGCAGGCCAAGAATCAGGCCGCTGCTCAAGGAATCCCCATCACTCAACTTCCGCATACACCCCTCGATCATACCATCAGAGAGGCTCCGCTACCGCACAGCCCTCACGGCCAACACCATCCCCAGCAACGGGCGCCGCTTGCAAGCTATCAAGCTCCACCTGAATTTCCCGTTGTGCCAGACGGAACACCGCAGTCATGGGCGTTTAATCAATCTGGCAATTCCGGCCCGGTTCCCCCTCAGGCTGGGCATCACGATCAGTCGATGATGGGCGGTCCTTCGTACGTGCCACATCCGCCACTAAGGCATCCGCAGCCTCTGCCTCCTCAGGTTCAGCAGACGCTCTTGGCCAGAGGTGGATTCCCCGATACCACCCCGCCACCGCCCCCTAAGCATGCTCAGGGAACCGTCAACCAGCCCATGGCCAATGCCCAGTTTCCGCAGGTGCACTTTCAGCAGCAAACCCAGAATATCTTGTATCGAAACAAGCTGCCTAGTGCTCAACTGTCCAATCACTCGATGGCACTATTGGGGGTTCTCAAGTCGGACACAAAAACAGACAACCCAGACAGAGCATATCAAACCGGCTCCCAGCCGTTTGCGCCTACGCCTTCGGGCCATGATCAGCCATTCGATGGCATTCAGGGGCACGGAGGCGTTTCGGCGTACGTTCAACCGCCGGTTTCGAATGTGGGCGAACAACATCAAGTAAATCCGGCTGTAAACTCGCGCTCTCAGCA
The genomic region above belongs to Colletotrichum higginsianum IMI 349063 chromosome 2, whole genome shotgun sequence and contains:
- a CDS encoding Decapping enzyme dcp2 codes for the protein MAEEKMQLEDCWLPHTPDDLGGIKYQPCVLSSFCRFAVWLTQSIGLDDLCVRFIINLPEEDLSSVARICFQIEEAQWFYEDFVRPLDPTLPSMTLRSFSLRIFQHCPLLAPFSVENHTKAFEEFLQYKTRVPVRGAILLNEAMDSTILVKGWKKGANWSFPRGKINKDEDDLECAVREVYEETGYDLHAAGLVPENRDDVKYIEVTMREQQLRLYVFRDVPMDTHFQPRTRKEISKIQWYKLSELPAFRKKGNQPQNDAAAAANANKFYMVAPFLVPLKKWVVQQKRKDAVKAANEAHFNPYSLHEEPLTEDDVWQTEPATDVSNRTPGLDTLEGATQELQRLLKVKPTAAQATSKPASPDVGSDKGASLLAILQAKNQAAAQGIPITQLPHTPLDHTIREAPLPHSPHGQHHPQQRAPLASYQAPPEFPVVPDGTPQSWAFNQSGNSGPVPPQAGHHDQSMMGGPSYVPHPPLRHPQPLPPQVQQTLLARGGFPDTTPPPPPKHAQGTVNQPMANAQFPQVHFQQQTQNILYRNKLPSAQLSNHSMALLGVLKSDTKTDNPDRAYQTGSQPFAPTPSGHDQPFDGIQGHGGVSAYVQPPVSNVGEQHQVNPAVNSRSQQPGDPLHRSTLLQMFKKPEIHSPPTNQPAELPANTASATLMKGLSTVKATNQGTHSPIFQGRVAQPVSSSPLSRPPQGVSDVSSQVNIQSLSLQPQGGRREHQSPQTITGYNSRAAENRVSSHQGTYSHPAVYNNKSPQMFSSQTRERGENLNKPGGPRAPAIASILGAAGADKPSSLASPPAASALPAPGALQQKSQMSTEQRQKLLSLFGKPQSPSPGPVFDLDDKGKTREMAAPDGSKRSRVASLASASGQGAPEGLSESRRGSQTPISPADRSFLLGYLASVANAK